One Cellulomonas sp. Y8 DNA segment encodes these proteins:
- a CDS encoding LacI family DNA-binding transcriptional regulator → MPRGRTTIADIASEVGVSIPTVSKVLNGRTDVSETTRARVEAALERHDYRKPVATRGSGHGVRLLDLVFHAADNLWAQEIIKGVEQVCGPERVGVVLSELGGSHRPPQEWIDDVMARRPLGVLLVLSGLDAKQRHQLESRNIPFAVVDTQGEPPAGVPTVGSNNWNGGLSGTRHLLALGHRRIAAISGPDDMLCSRARVDGFRSAHDEVGVPWDPALIRWGAFDAESGYRHGLDLLNRPDRPTAVFAGSDYQALGVLRAARELGLRVPEDLSVVGYDDLPISQWIDPGLTTVHQPLREMASMATRMLLTLAAGGQPPSTRVELVTELVIRASTAAPAVGGRA, encoded by the coding sequence ATGCCGAGAGGCCGCACGACGATCGCCGACATCGCGAGCGAGGTGGGCGTGTCGATCCCGACCGTGTCGAAGGTGCTGAACGGCCGCACCGACGTCTCGGAGACGACCCGCGCCCGCGTCGAGGCGGCGCTCGAGCGGCACGACTACCGCAAGCCCGTCGCCACCCGCGGCTCCGGCCACGGCGTCCGACTGCTCGACCTCGTGTTCCACGCCGCCGACAACCTGTGGGCGCAGGAGATCATCAAGGGCGTCGAGCAGGTCTGCGGCCCCGAGCGGGTCGGCGTCGTGCTGTCCGAGCTCGGCGGCTCGCACCGCCCGCCGCAGGAGTGGATCGACGACGTCATGGCCCGCCGGCCGCTCGGCGTCCTGCTCGTGCTGTCCGGGCTCGACGCCAAGCAGCGGCACCAGCTCGAGTCGCGGAACATCCCGTTCGCCGTCGTCGACACCCAGGGCGAGCCGCCCGCCGGCGTGCCGACCGTCGGCTCCAACAACTGGAACGGCGGCCTGTCCGGCACCCGGCACCTGCTCGCGCTCGGGCACCGCCGGATCGCCGCGATCTCCGGCCCGGACGACATGCTGTGCTCCCGCGCCCGCGTCGACGGCTTCCGCAGCGCGCACGACGAGGTCGGCGTGCCGTGGGACCCCGCGCTGATCCGGTGGGGCGCGTTCGACGCCGAGAGCGGCTACCGGCACGGGCTCGACCTGCTCAACCGCCCCGACCGGCCCACCGCCGTGTTCGCCGGGTCGGACTACCAGGCGCTCGGCGTCCTGCGCGCCGCCCGCGAGCTCGGCCTCCGCGTCCCGGAGGACCTGTCCGTCGTCGGGTACGACGACCTGCCGATCAGCCAGTGGATCGACCCCGGGCTGACCACCGTGCACCAGCCGCTGCGGGAGATGGCGTCCATGGCGACCCGCATGCTGCTGACGCTCGCCGCGGGCGGGCAGCCGCCGTCGACGCGGGTGGAGCTGGTGACGGAGCTGGTGATCCGGGCGTCGACCGCGGCGCCTGCCGTCGGGGGTCGCGCGTGA
- a CDS encoding serine hydrolase, translating into MTGGAWDAALDALDGLDPHALVVARHGTVLARATWAPYDAEHAGLVYSVSKSVTAMAVLLLESEGRLALSDPVDRHLDLPNPHGFTLRHLLTMSTGHSREQTSVMPADPAVLLTTPPEFPVGTRFAYSSPATCTLGRVVHAVAGEQPTAYLRPRLLDPLGIGPRWWRPLAGVEQGFSGLHLTVDDQARLGTALAAGGVAPDGTRVLPESVVEAMTTTFVPTADTFVEDHRGPEPDTAHDDWALGYGYGVWRSRHGYRMDGAYGQFTLVVPESGVVVAYQGSAMDTQRVLDVLWGLVAAAASWPAGAAGAGARDASGGEVSPAGALLGGVAERDSWAARDRYVASDAPALDVVGWTLDDAGPDAWRLAIAARDGLPGGVVALRPDAWSRGSLALRPGDVASGAPSDPVPDGVVPVAARAERLPDGTVRVHLVATASPHRLLVTRAPDGALSARWHTAPLWEPTLATLLVPPLVAAPARGPS; encoded by the coding sequence GTGACCGGGGGCGCGTGGGACGCGGCGCTCGACGCGCTGGACGGGCTCGACCCGCACGCGCTCGTCGTCGCCCGTCACGGGACCGTTCTGGCCCGCGCGACCTGGGCGCCGTACGACGCGGAGCACGCCGGGCTCGTCTACTCGGTGTCCAAGTCGGTCACCGCCATGGCCGTGCTGCTGCTCGAGTCGGAGGGGCGGCTGGCGCTGTCCGACCCGGTCGACCGGCACCTCGACCTGCCGAACCCGCACGGGTTCACGCTGCGGCACCTGCTCACCATGTCCACCGGGCACAGCCGCGAGCAGACGTCCGTGATGCCGGCGGACCCGGCCGTCCTGCTGACGACGCCGCCCGAGTTCCCCGTCGGGACGCGGTTCGCGTACTCCTCCCCCGCGACCTGCACCCTCGGCCGCGTCGTGCACGCCGTCGCCGGGGAGCAGCCGACCGCGTACCTCCGGCCGCGGCTGCTCGACCCGCTCGGCATCGGGCCGCGGTGGTGGCGGCCGCTCGCCGGGGTGGAGCAGGGCTTCTCCGGGCTGCACCTCACCGTCGACGACCAGGCCCGGCTCGGGACGGCGCTGGCGGCCGGGGGCGTCGCTCCGGACGGGACGCGGGTGCTGCCCGAGTCCGTGGTCGAGGCGATGACGACGACGTTCGTGCCGACGGCCGACACGTTCGTCGAGGACCACCGAGGCCCCGAGCCCGACACCGCGCACGACGACTGGGCGCTCGGGTACGGGTACGGGGTCTGGCGCAGCCGGCACGGGTACCGGATGGACGGGGCGTACGGGCAGTTCACGCTCGTCGTGCCGGAGTCCGGGGTCGTCGTGGCGTACCAGGGGTCCGCGATGGACACGCAGCGGGTGCTCGACGTGCTGTGGGGGCTGGTGGCGGCGGCTGCGTCGTGGCCGGCCGGGGCGGCGGGTGCGGGTGCGCGCGACGCGTCGGGCGGGGAGGTCTCGCCGGCCGGGGCGCTGCTCGGCGGCGTTGCGGAGCGGGACTCGTGGGCGGCGCGCGACCGGTACGTCGCGTCCGACGCCCCGGCGCTCGACGTCGTGGGGTGGACGCTGGACGACGCCGGTCCCGACGCGTGGCGGTTGGCGATCGCGGCCCGCGACGGCCTGCCCGGCGGCGTCGTCGCCCTGCGCCCGGACGCGTGGAGCCGTGGTTCCCTCGCGCTCCGCCCCGGCGACGTCGCGTCGGGCGCCCCCAGCGACCCCGTCCCGGACGGCGTCGTCCCCGTCGCGGCCCGCGCCGAGCGGCTGCCCGACGGAACCGTGCGCGTCCACCTCGTCGCGACCGCGTCCCCGCACCGGCTGCTGGTCACCCGCGCCCCCGACGGCGCGCTGTCCGCCCGCTGGCACACCGCCCCGCTGTGGGAGCCCACGCTCGCCACGCTCCTCGTCCCGCCGCTGGTCGCCGCACCGGCGCGGGGACCGTCCTGA
- a CDS encoding extracellular solute-binding protein gives MSQRTRARGLAAAAALALALTACSGGSDGDEETSGLDNRTGAMEDYAAGDQFTATEPLTFSMLFSDHPNYPSQDDWLLWSEITDRTNVTLDPTLVPMSDYEQKRSLLIGAGDAPSIIAKTYPGQEDAFVSSGAILAVSDYVDLMPNYQQKVADWGLEENIDQLRQADGKYYVLPGLHEAPWQDYTIAMRTDVLADLGLDAPTSWDEFRTTLEAIQEARPGEYPFSDRFSETYPGGNLLNMAALGFGTSAGWGYNNATWDGDAEEFVATAAMPEYKEMVEYFHDLVADGLMDPESFTQDDDSAIQKFVTGKSVAIGTNAQSVVNEYEPGLATNDPDATVAKIPFPCGPVGCVLNPVTQTENGIMINADAADSPNFVAMMQFIDWLFYSDEGQEFTKWGVEGTTFDKAADGTRTLAADVDYVGLNPGAPKHLQKDFGFAGGNFAYGGATELLWSTFSDAEVAFQESIADYDMIDLAPPAPLDEAENEQLTLIDTTLRDAVSQGTIQFILGQRDLSEWDAFVADLEGKGATQYVDVVNGARDRYVSDNG, from the coding sequence ATGTCCCAGCGCACGCGGGCACGCGGCCTCGCCGCCGCAGCCGCCCTCGCCCTGGCCCTGACCGCCTGCTCCGGCGGCTCCGACGGCGACGAGGAGACCTCCGGCCTCGACAACCGCACGGGGGCGATGGAGGACTACGCCGCCGGCGACCAGTTCACCGCGACCGAGCCGCTCACGTTCTCCATGCTGTTCTCCGACCACCCGAACTACCCGTCGCAGGACGACTGGCTGCTGTGGTCCGAGATCACCGACCGCACGAACGTCACGCTCGACCCGACGCTCGTGCCGATGTCCGACTACGAGCAGAAGCGCAGCCTGCTGATCGGCGCCGGCGACGCCCCGTCGATCATCGCGAAGACCTACCCGGGCCAGGAGGACGCGTTCGTGTCCTCCGGAGCGATCCTCGCGGTGTCCGACTACGTCGACCTGATGCCGAACTACCAGCAGAAGGTCGCCGACTGGGGCCTCGAGGAGAACATCGACCAGCTCCGGCAGGCCGACGGCAAGTACTACGTGCTGCCCGGCCTGCACGAGGCGCCGTGGCAGGACTACACGATCGCGATGCGCACGGACGTGCTCGCCGACCTCGGCCTCGACGCCCCGACCTCGTGGGACGAGTTCCGCACCACGCTCGAGGCGATCCAGGAGGCCCGCCCGGGCGAGTACCCGTTCTCCGACCGGTTCTCCGAGACCTACCCGGGCGGCAACCTGCTCAACATGGCGGCGCTCGGCTTCGGCACCTCCGCCGGCTGGGGCTACAACAACGCGACCTGGGACGGCGACGCCGAGGAGTTCGTCGCCACCGCCGCGATGCCGGAGTACAAGGAGATGGTCGAGTACTTCCACGACCTCGTCGCCGACGGCCTGATGGACCCCGAGAGCTTCACCCAGGACGACGACAGCGCGATCCAGAAGTTCGTCACCGGGAAGTCGGTGGCGATCGGCACCAACGCGCAGAGCGTCGTGAACGAGTACGAGCCCGGCCTCGCGACCAACGACCCGGACGCGACCGTCGCGAAGATCCCGTTCCCCTGCGGCCCGGTCGGCTGCGTGCTGAACCCGGTCACCCAGACCGAGAACGGCATCATGATCAACGCCGACGCGGCGGACTCGCCCAACTTCGTCGCGATGATGCAGTTCATCGACTGGCTGTTCTACTCGGACGAGGGCCAGGAGTTCACCAAGTGGGGCGTCGAGGGCACCACCTTCGACAAGGCCGCCGACGGCACCCGCACCCTCGCCGCCGACGTCGACTACGTCGGGCTGAACCCGGGGGCGCCGAAGCACCTGCAGAAGGACTTCGGGTTCGCGGGCGGCAACTTCGCCTACGGCGGCGCGACCGAGCTGCTGTGGTCGACGTTCTCCGACGCCGAGGTCGCGTTCCAGGAGTCGATCGCCGACTACGACATGATCGACCTCGCGCCGCCGGCTCCGCTGGACGAGGCCGAGAACGAGCAGCTGACGCTGATCGACACCACGCTCCGGGACGCGGTCTCGCAGGGCACGATCCAGTTCATCCTCGGCCAGCGCGACCTGTCCGAGTGGGACGCGTTCGTCGCCGACCTGGAGGGCAAGGGCGCGACGCAGTACGTCGACGTCGTCAACGGCGCGCGCGACCGCTACGTGTCCGACAACGGCTGA
- a CDS encoding sugar ABC transporter permease, producing the protein MTVQGPEITTPAPVPAGPAGPAAEITPAADPDARARRGRTSRRTRRGRMDGKIPWRTALRKDWQLYSLVVLPLIFFAVFRYTPMLGNVIAFRKFRAGGNIFGEEWVGFRYVEMFLSDPTFWMVFRNTLVIGALTLLFCFPLPIVLALLLNELRSRVFKRFVQSVSYLPHFLSIVIIAGMLFQLLSLEGTVNQVVTALGGDAVPFLQRPEWFRAVYVSSEVWQTVGWGTILYLAALTTVDESLYEAARIDGANRWKQTWHITLPGIRPTMVTLLILNIGTFMAVGFEKVLLLYNPLTYPTADVISTYLYRVGLVSNNFSYAAAIGLFESIIGLTLILSANAISKRAVGASLW; encoded by the coding sequence ATGACCGTCCAGGGCCCCGAGATCACCACGCCGGCACCCGTGCCCGCGGGGCCGGCCGGCCCGGCCGCGGAGATCACCCCGGCCGCCGACCCCGACGCCCGTGCCCGCCGCGGCCGCACCAGCCGCCGGACCCGCCGCGGCCGGATGGACGGCAAGATCCCCTGGCGCACGGCGCTGCGCAAGGACTGGCAGCTCTACTCGCTGGTCGTGCTGCCGCTGATCTTCTTCGCGGTGTTCCGGTACACGCCGATGCTCGGCAACGTCATCGCGTTCCGGAAGTTCCGCGCCGGCGGCAACATCTTCGGCGAGGAGTGGGTGGGCTTCCGCTACGTCGAGATGTTCCTGTCCGACCCGACGTTCTGGATGGTCTTCCGGAACACGCTGGTCATCGGGGCGCTCACGCTGCTGTTCTGCTTCCCGCTGCCGATCGTGCTGGCGCTGCTGCTGAACGAGCTGCGGTCGCGGGTGTTCAAGCGGTTCGTGCAGTCGGTGTCCTACCTGCCGCACTTCCTGTCGATCGTGATCATCGCCGGCATGCTGTTCCAGCTGCTCTCGCTGGAGGGCACGGTGAACCAGGTCGTCACGGCGCTCGGCGGGGACGCGGTGCCGTTCCTGCAGCGCCCCGAGTGGTTCCGCGCGGTGTACGTGTCGAGCGAGGTCTGGCAGACGGTCGGCTGGGGCACGATCCTCTACCTCGCGGCGCTGACCACGGTCGACGAGAGCCTCTACGAGGCGGCGCGGATCGACGGCGCGAACCGGTGGAAGCAGACCTGGCACATCACGCTGCCGGGCATCCGGCCGACGATGGTCACGCTGCTCATCCTCAACATCGGCACCTTCATGGCGGTCGGGTTCGAGAAGGTCCTGCTGCTCTACAACCCGCTGACCTATCCCACGGCCGACGTCATCTCGACGTACCTGTACCGGGTCGGCCTGGTGTCCAACAACTTCTCGTACGCGGCGGCCATCGGGCTGTTCGAGTCGATCATCGGCCTGACGCTGATCCTCTCCGCGAACGCGATCTCGAAGCGAGCGGTGGGAGCGAGCCTGTGGTGA
- a CDS encoding carbohydrate ABC transporter permease, with translation MVTTVETSAGPLPARTGSLLRETRGYRVFRAFNVVALLGVVAVTLYPFLMIIARSFSSDTAIRSGQVNIWPVGFNLTTYQLVMNDAMFWTNYKNTVIYTVVATAIALVLTTCYAYVISKHHLRGRSVLIGIAVFTMFFNGGLIPNYVLITSLGLKNSLWAIVLPNAISVFNLLVMKAFFENLPLELEEAAQIDGLGTYRILWKIVIPLSKAVIATMLLFYAVSFWNSWFAAFLYMDKSELFPVTVYLRNLIAGSSTAQSTGAAAADVAQVSANIQSVTMVLTVLPILCVYPFVQRYFVSGVMLGSVKG, from the coding sequence GTGGTGACGACCGTCGAGACCTCCGCGGGCCCGCTGCCCGCGCGCACCGGCAGCCTGCTGCGGGAGACCCGCGGGTACAGGGTGTTCCGGGCGTTCAACGTGGTGGCGCTGCTGGGTGTCGTCGCCGTGACGCTCTACCCCTTCCTCATGATCATCGCGCGGTCGTTCAGCTCGGACACCGCGATCCGGTCGGGGCAGGTGAACATCTGGCCGGTCGGGTTCAACCTCACGACGTACCAGCTCGTGATGAACGACGCGATGTTCTGGACGAACTACAAGAACACCGTGATCTACACCGTCGTCGCGACGGCGATCGCCCTGGTGCTCACCACCTGCTACGCCTACGTCATCTCGAAGCACCACCTGCGCGGGCGCTCGGTGCTCATCGGCATCGCGGTGTTCACGATGTTCTTCAACGGCGGCCTGATCCCGAACTACGTGCTCATCACGAGCCTCGGGCTGAAGAACTCGCTGTGGGCGATCGTGCTGCCGAACGCCATCAGCGTCTTCAACCTGCTGGTGATGAAGGCGTTCTTCGAGAACCTCCCGCTGGAGCTCGAGGAGGCCGCGCAGATCGACGGCCTCGGCACCTACCGGATCCTGTGGAAGATCGTCATCCCGCTGTCCAAGGCGGTGATCGCGACGATGCTGCTGTTCTACGCGGTCAGCTTCTGGAACTCCTGGTTCGCGGCGTTCCTCTACATGGACAAGTCCGAGCTGTTCCCGGTCACGGTCTACCTGCGGAACCTCATCGCCGGGTCGTCGACCGCCCAGTCCACGGGCGCCGCGGCCGCGGACGTCGCGCAGGTCTCCGCGAACATCCAGTCCGTGACGATGGTGCTCACCGTCCTCCCGATCCTCTGCGTCTACCCGTTCGTCCAGAGGTACTTCGTCTCGGGGGTGATGCTCGGCTCCGTCAAGGGCTGA